GGGTCCGGGCGACGCCTTCGGCCGACTCCGTGGGGCAGAGAAAAGCGAACTGGTTGCCTTCCAGCCGGGCCAGGGGCGATTCGTCTTCCAGGTTCTGGCGCAGGCATTCGGACACTTTCGCCAGGGTATCGTCGCCGCACTTATAGCCGGCGGTGTCATTGAGCAGGCGGAACTGGCGCAGGTCGATCAGCACCAGGCTTTCGGACACCTCGCCCGGACGGGTCAGGTGCTGCTCCAACACCCGCTCGAATTCGCGCCGGGACAGCAGGCCGGTCAACTCGTCGTGGGTGGAGACCCAGGACAGCTGGTCGTACACCTGCTTGACCATGCGGTCGATGCTTTCGTCCACCAGCGGCCGCTCGTACTGGGCGTCGGGCACCAGAATGCCTTGCTGCAGCTGTCGCGCCAGGGGCTCCAGCTCCAGTTCCACGACCCGCATGCCCTGGTGATTGACGAACACGAAGCGGCTGAATTCCCGCGCCACCCACACCAGGCGGATGTAGAACGGATCGTCCGGATTCTCCTGATTGCGCAGCCAGTCCCCGGCGCGCAGACGCTGGGCACGACCGATCCAGCGTTGCAGGCTGCGGCGCTGGCGTTCGTTGGCGCTGTCCGGTGACGCCGGGGCCGGTTTGTCCTCGCGCGGGTAGTCCACCCACTCGGTAGTGGCCGGATCCCGCTTGACCAGGAATGCCTTGAGCTCGTCGCGGATCTGGGCGGACGGCATGTGATTGCTGGAGATTGACGCCAGGCCGTCCTGGATGATGCGCAGCAGCTCGGGCAGGTTGACGTTGGCGTCGGGATCCTCGCCATAGGCGACCAGGGAATCCAGCACGGCCAGGTAATCCTGCCAGAGCTGGCTTTCCGGGCCCTGGCGAATCCAGGTCAGGGACATCAGGTCTCGCCAGCCGCCGTTGAGCAGGCTGATCACCGCCCGGGGCAGGCGTCGCCCACCCAGGCGTTCGTCCAACACCTCGCGCACCGCCTGCTTGGCCAGCCCCACTTTCTGGGCGCCTTCGGCGGCTGCGGCAACCCGTTCAACATTGCGCCGGTACACCAGGTTCTGACGGTCGATCAATTGGTCCAGCTCGCCCTGGACCGATTCGAACACGCGGGTATCCTGCTCGAACCCGGTGGAGATCCGGTGGATCATCTCGTCCACCTTGCGCTGGATCACCGGATTAACGCGGCCGCCTTTCACGCCCAACTGGGCGAGGCGGTTCATCACACCGCGTACGGGGCTGGCTTCGTCGTCGAAGAAGGCCCGGTCACGCAGGACAACCTTGAGCACCGGCACTTCGAGCTGGCGCAACTGGCGGCGGGCACCATCGCTCAGACGCGGACTGCGGGTGACGCTGCGGAAGAACTGGTCGACCACATCCAGGGATTCCTGCTGCTCGTCGTTGAGGCCCACGTCGCCGCCGGTCTTGACCTGTTCCACCACCCGGTCGCGCAGGGTGGTCTCGGCCATGGTTTCGGTCGTTACCGGCACCTGCTGCAGGCTTTGCAGCTCGCGCTGGAACTCGCCGGCCGACAGCGGTCGGGCGTTGGGCGCAAACGGCCGCGGGGCGATCTCGCCCTGCTGCTGGCGGCTGGCGCTGAGCGTCGCCAGCAGGTTGCGAACGGTGGCGAAGGCGGTCTGGGCGCTGAGGGAGTAACTGCGGAAACGGTCGCTGCTGGCGCGACCCTCGTCCATGCCGGGCGGCGCGGTTTCGACGCTGGCACCGGACGCCGACGCTTCAGGTCCGGACAGGGACGGTTCCCTGGGCTTCCGGGGTTTCGGCGCCTCGCGCCGGGGCGCGCGGTCGGTGAGGTACTTGCTCAGGTCCAGGTCCGGCAGGATGCCGTGGCGGATCAGGATCTGGTTGAGAGCCTCGTAGAGCGGCCCCAGCGACTTCAGGACCACCTGCTCGAACACCCGCAGGCAGACTTTCTCCACTTCGCGGCTGGCCTTGAGGTGCTGCAGGCTGCCGTGAAAGGCTTCACAGATGAGCGCGGGGCCCAACGGATTATGGTGGCCGGTGGCGTTACCGACACCCAGCTTGTCCAGGCGCATTCGCAACTGCAGCAGGTCGCCGCGATACATCGTGTCCGCCTTGGTCACCATCACCTTGATGGTCAGCCAGTCCTCGAACTCGCTCTTATCCACCAACGACAGTTCACTGCCGGGAAAGCCCTGGCGTTCCGGTTTGAGCGGCGATTCCAGGGCCTGCATCATCTGGTGCCAGATGGCACGTTGGCGCCCCGCCAGCAGACCCGAAGCATCCATCAGTTCGTTGGCCAGCTGATCGGAAAGCGCCGACTGGGCCGCTTCCTTGAGGGCGCCGATGGTGCGCGGAAGACAGTCAGCCATCAGTGGTTCCATATGCTGGATCACTGTCTTGGCGCACTGGTGAAGGACGAACTGGACCCGCTCGCTGGGCGGCTTGAGGTGAGCCCGCTCCTGGTCCTGGCCGGCGCCACACTGACCCAGCATGGCGTCGACCGCTTCCGGATTGGAGCGGGTGAAGGCCACACCCACCGCGCCTTCAACGATACGGGCGGCACGCACGTGCAGGCTGTAAGTTGAGCGGCCGTCTGCCCCCCGGAAACGCACGACCAACTCCTGCTGCTCATCGTCGCCCAGTACCCGGCGCAACCGCTGATCGGTGTCACCGGAGAAGCGAATGAACAGCCCTTCCGCGCAGAAGTCCGTGATCTGGCAGGGCCAAACCTGGTCGTCTCCTGCCTGCAACTGCGCGGCGAGTTTAATCGGTCGGCGAAGGCTGGCGCGTCGTTCCATCGATGTCCTGGATGAAGTTCAAGTAGACCCTGCAAGCATAGTCATGGTCTACGCGACCGGATGCTGCCCTGTATGATCATGGCCCAGGCACAGCATCGGTGGCATGGGCCAGACTCTGACTCCAGTATAGTGTCTGGCTTCGGGGGTGCCGATCGCGATAACAAGCTTTTACAAACTGAATCCGTTCGGTTGTGGGCGTTCGAACAGGACACATTATGCGACAGCTTAGTCAGCTCTGTCTTTCATTACTACTGGTCTCGGCCCTGTCCGGCTGCCAGTCCGTCAACTATTACCAGCAGGCCGCCGGCGGTCAGTTATCACTGTGGTGGAACAGCCAGCCCATTGACGAGTTGCTGCAGGATCTGGAGACGCCCGAAGCGCTGCGACGCAAGCTGGAACTCGTCCAACGGTTACGCGTTTTTGCCCGGGATGAGCTGGCACTGCCGGTGGGTGATACTTTCTCCGATTTCGTCTCACTGGATCAACCTTATGTGGTCTACAACCTCATGGTGGCGCCGGAATTCTCCCTGACGCCACGCCAGTGGTGCTACCCGTTCGTGGGCTGCCAGTCATACCGTGGCTATTTTCACCTGGAGGACGCCCGCGCCGCCCGCGAGCGCTACATGGCCGACGGCGACGATACGTTCCTCGGCGGCGTGACCGCCTATTCCACCCTGGGCTGGTTCGACGACCCGGTGCATAGTGGCTTCACGCAGCTGCCGGATGATCGCATGGCGGCGCTGATGTTCCACGAGCTGGCCCACAAGCAACTGTACGTGGCCGACGACACCCGGTTCAACGAGAGCTTTGCCACGGCCGTGGAACTGGAGGGGCTCAAGCGTTGGCTTCAGGCCACCGGGCAACCGGAGCAGTACGCCCGGACCCGCGCCCGCCTGCGCCGCCGGGGCGAGACCCTGGCCCTGATCGAGCAGAGCGCGCAACAACTCGGCGCCCTCTATGCCCAGCAGGACACCCTGGACATAGCCGAGCTCCGGCGTCGCAAACAGGCGCTGCTTGATGACCTGAAAACCCGCTACCGGGAACTGGAGGCGACCTGGGGCGAACCCGGGCCCATGGCGGGTGTGATCGAGCAGGTCAACAACGCCGTGCTGGGGCTGTTCCGTCAGTACAATGGCGACGTCCCGGCGTTCCGCCAGCTGTTGGCGGACACCGGCGGGGATTTCCAGGCTTTCTACGAACAGGTGGAGCGGCTGTCCGAGGCGCCGGCGGATGTCCGCCGGCAACGGCTCGATGCCCTAGGCCAGGCGTTTGACGAAGACCTTTGAATTGCGCTGGCTGTTGTAGTTGGCCAGTTTCGGGCCGGGCAGGGCCTGCACGCTGCTGGGCTCGAAGCCCCGCTCGCGGAACCAGTGCTCGGTCTGGGTGGTGAGCACGAACAGGTTCTCCAGGCCGTGGGCGCGCGCCTGGCGCTCCACCACCGCAAGGATCTCGTCACCACGCCCGGAGCGGCGGTAGGAGGGATCCACCGCAAAACAGGACAGCTCGCCTGCCTTCTCCGCCGGATACTCGTAGAGCGCCGCACAGCCGACGATGGTGCCATCCCGCTCCACAACCGTGAAACGGTCGGTTTCGGTTTCCAGAAGTTCCCGCGAGCGACGCACCAGGATGCCTTTCTCTTCCAGCGGCTGGATCAGTTCCAGGATACCGCCGATGTCTTCCACCCGCGCGCTGCGGATCTGCTCATAGTTGTCGTTGCTGACCAGGGTGCCGGCACCGTCCCGGGTAAACAGTTCCTCCAGCAACGCGCCGTCGCGGGTGTAGCTGATGATCTGACTGCGGCGCACACCGCGCACGCAGGCCTCGCAGGCGGCGCGCAGCAGGCTGGCGGCGTCGCCCTGGAGGTCGCCGTCGGCCAGCCGTTCACGGGCCTGGCGCACGGTCAGCTCGCGGATCAGCTGTCCGCTACTGTCCACCACCCCGTCCTGGCCGGTGAACACAATCAGCTTCTCCGCCGTCAGGGCCGAGGCCACCTGGCTGGCCACGTCCTCGTAGGACAGGTTGAAGATATCCCCGGTAGGGGAATAACCCAGCGGCGGCAACAGGACGATGTGATCCAGCGCCAGCAGGGATTCGATGCCTTCCACGTCGACCCGACGCACGCGGCCGGTGTGCCCGAAATCCAGCCCATTGAGCACGCCCACCGGCTTGGCGGTGACCAAATTGCCGCTGCTGACGCGGATACGGGCGCCGTGCATGGGCGAATTGACCAGTCCCATGGACAACCGGCTCTCGAGGTGGGCCCGCAACGCGCCCACCGCTTCCATCACCTGCGGCAACTGATGTTCCGGGGTGACCCGCAGCCCGTCGTGGAACTGGGACTCGAAGCCGGACTCGTCGAAACGCTGCTGGATCTGCGGCCGGGCGCCGAACGCCACCACCAGCTTGACGCCCAGACTGCTGAGCAGGGTGATGTCGTGGATGATATTGATCAGGTTCTCGTGGGCGAGCGCTTCCCCGCCCAGGGTAAGGACAACGGTTCGGCCGCGATGGGCATTGATGTAGGGGGATGAATGGCGGAAACCGTGCAGCCAGTCATTCGATTTCAAACGCGTTGTCTCCTCATGCTTTCGGTGTGGCCGTCACGGGGACGGCGGCTTCGGGTCAACAGCGGGGCTGTCGACACAGAAATGCTGAATCAGCCGGCCCAGGATATCCACCGCCGGCTTTACCTGGGACAGGTCCAGGTATTCGTCGGGCTGGTGCGCCTGATCGATGTGGCCGGGGCCCATGACCAGGGTTTCCATGCCCAGCTTCTGCAGCCAGGGCGCCTCGGTCGCGAACGCCACCGCCTCGGCGGAGTGGCCGGTCAGGCGCTCGCAGACCCGCACCAGTTCCGCATCGGCGTCGGTCTCGAACGGCGGTACGCCGTCGAACAGCGGCTCGAAGCGCAGGCCCAGCTCGCGGCGCTCGGCCTCGGGGGCGACGCGATCCAGGATCGACTGGCGCAGCGCGTCCATGTCCATGCCCGGCAACGGACGCAGGTCGAAGTGCAGCTCGCAGTTGGCGCAGATGCGGTTGGGGTTGTCGCCACCGTGGATGCAGCCCAGGTTCATCGTCGGCACCTGCACCCGGAAGTTCGGGTTGCTGTATTGCGCCTGCCACTGATCGCGCAATTCCAAAAGGCCGCCGATGGCCGCGTGCATCCCTTCCAGGGCATTGCGGCCCAGCGACGGGTCGGACGAATGGCCGGACTGACCCTCGAACACCAGCCGCTCCATCATGATGCCCTTGTGCATGCGCACCGGTTTGAGGCCGGTGGGCTCGCCAATCACCGCGTAGCGGCCCCTGGGATGCCCGGCTTCCGCCAGCGCCCGGGCGCCGTTCATGGAGCTTTCCTCATCGGCGGTCGCGAGGATGATCAAAGGCTGCTGCAGAGGCGTGTCCAGGAACGCGCTCGCCGCTTCGATCGCCAGCGCAAAGAAGCCCTTCATGTCGCAGGTGCCCAGACCGTACCAGCGATCGTCGCGTTCGGTCAGGGTAAAGGGGTCGCTTTGCCAGCGGGACTCATCGAACGGCACGGTGTCGGTATGGCCCGACAGCACCAGACCGCCAGGTCCCTGGCCCAGGGTCGCCACCAGGTTATACTTGCCCGGCATCCCCGGCACCGGCAGCGTCTCCACGGCGAACCCCATGGGTTCGAGCCACTCCGCCAGGGTCTGGATCACCGCCTCGTTGCTGTGGTCCCAGTCCGGCGATGCACTACTGATCGACGGCTGAGAGATCAGCCGCGCCAGCATCTGCTGAACGCCCATCGCGGGCTTCTCCCGCTTCTGTGCCTGCTGTGTCATCCGGCGCCTCTCTCGATTCCTGTTCACTCGATTTCGGTCTATTCGATCCAATGTCAGGGGTTTCCGGTTCGCGGCCGGTGTCGTTCTGTCTGCGCCTTACTTCGAACAGTGTAATGGCTGAACGGGCCAGAGGATAGGCGACGGCGCCGCCATCCACGATGCGTGTGACCTCCAGGCGTCGATCGTCGATGCCGGACAGACGGCCGTCTACCACCCGGCCGCTTTGCAGGGTGGCGCGCACATCACGCCCCAGCCAGCGTTCGGCCTGCTCCGGCGCGGTTGGCCGGTAGGTCACCGCATCGTCCGGCACCGCCGGAGCCTCCTCGGCGGGCGCGGCCACAACAGACTCCGGGGCCGGCGGTTGGTGACTGACGAACAGGTCCGGTACCCGGGCACCGTTGTAGAACACGTCGAAACTCCGCTCCGGCGCTTCCACCTCAACACCGTCCCCGGTGACCGGCTCACCGCGACGGGGCAGGCCCAGCAGAGGCGAGCCGGGCCAGAGCGTGGCCTTGAGTTCGCCGCCGTCACGCAGCCAGACCTTGTACAGGGCCCGCAGCTGATCGCTCATTTGGTGATGGCTGGCCTGCAGACGCCCGGCAAAATCCGCCGTCGCCCGGCTCGCCCACTGTTCCGGGGACTGGTTGCCTTCACGGGCGCAGTAGGCCGCCAACCGGCGCATGAAACCACCGTCCCGCAGGACCGCCACCACCGGCCCGGGCAACTCCCGCCAGGCGGCGTCTTCCAGCTGTGCCTGGCGCAGGTGCAGGGCCGGCAGCTGCAGTTCCATGCTGCCCAGCTTGCCCGCCTGCAGGTCCACCTGCAGGCCGCCGTGGTCGCCGTCCTGGGCCGGCGGAGTCTGTTGGATGCGCAGGTCGCCGGCGATCCGGTCAACGCCCAGGGCCATCAGGCTGGCCAGGTCGAGCTGGCCGTTGCCGCAGGGAATAACGACCGCTCGGTTGACCGCCGCCGCATGCCCGGGCGCCACCCAGTCGGTCAGCAACGGGCTGGCCAGAGCCATGTTCAGGTTCTCGACGTGCAGCTGCCAATGCGACGGCAACGGGCCGCCGGCGAGGGATTCAAGCAGGGCCGAGGTGCCGCCGGTCTCGAACGTCAGGCGGGTGGCCCGCACCGGTTCGCTGATGGCGAAGTGGCGATATTCCACGTCGTATATGGAAATCTGTCCGGACAGGCTTGATCCGATGCGCCCCCAGCTCAGGGAACCTTGCGACGCCAGTTCCGTCTGCAGGTGCGTCAGCCCCCGGTTGACCTGGAACCAGGCCGCACCCTTGAAGCCGACGTAGGCCAACAGGAGAAGACCGAGAAGGGACAAAAACAGCTTTTTCATGCCGACTACTCTTTTTGGACGGACCCGTTTCCCGACGGCCCCGGGTTCCGCCAACTACGTTGTGTTCCATGGAGATCATGCCTGCCATGGCGGGGTGACCCGGTCTTTGAGGGCACGATTCCCTGTGCCGCCCATTTCGACATATTCGTGATGCGATCCGTGGGTCAGACTGACCCTGGCCGGCTCCACGTGTCGACCGGTTCTATACTGTAGCAGGACAACTGCATCTTGCGATGTGACCAGACCTCATTTCCAGCACGGCACACGAGCGGGGCTCTATGATCCATCAGCACGAACGCGCCTACATCCGTCATCCCGCCGACATCCCCCTGGACGTAGAACCCACCCGCGACTGTGGCTGCACCGGCGCTGTCCGCAACCTCAGCCGCGGTGGCCTGGCGTTTTCATCGCCACAACCCTACCTGCCGGGGGATAGCATCGATCTGATCATCCGCTGCTGCCCCGATCCGCTCAACGTGCGCGGCGAAGTGGTCTGGTGCGAGGGGCACGACAGTCAGTACGTGGTGGGCGTCGCCTTTTTCAGTGCCGGCGACGCCTATCAGGTGAGGATGGTGGAACAGATCTGCCAGATCGAGCAGTACCGACGCGACGTGCGCCACCGGCAGAAGCGAGAGTTAACGCTGGAAGAAGCGGCCCGCGAGTGGATCGAGCGTTACGCGGGCAGCTTCGCCCAGTCCGGCTGGTCCGACGATCAGTAGCCCGGACCCGCGGGAGCGGCGAATCAGTCGCGGGAAATCAGCGTGCCGACGCCTTCGTCGGTGAAGATTTCCAGCAGGGTGGCGTGGGCCACGCGTCCGTCGATGATGTGGGAGGTGGCGACGCCGTTTTCCACCGCGTTCAGGGCACAGCGGATCTTGGGCAGCATGCCGCCGTGGATGGTGCCATCCTCGATCAGGTCATTGACCTGATGCGCCTTGAGACCGGTCAGCACGTCGCCCTGCTTGCTCTTGAGGCCGGACACGTTGGTCAGCAGGATCAGCTTCTCCGCCTTCACCGCCTCGGCCACCTTGCCGGCCACCAGGTCGGCGTTGATGTTGTAGGAGGCGCCGTCGACGCCCACGCCAATCGGTGCAATCACGGGAATCACGTTGCTGCGGGTCAGCAGGTCGATCACCTCTGTGTTAACCGACTCCACCTCGCCCACGTGGCCGATATCGACAATCTCGCTGCGCGTCACTTCCGGGGAGCGGTTGACCACTTCCAGCTTGCGCGCGCGGATCAGGTTCGCGTCCTTGCCGGTCAGCCCCACCGCGGTGCCGCCATGCTGGTTGATCAGGGACACGATTTCCTTGTTCACCTGGCCGCCCAGGACCATTTCCACCACGTCCATGGTCTCGCTGTCGGTCACGCGCATGCCGTTGACGAAGCGGGAGTTGATGTTCAGGCGCTCAAGCAGGTCGCCGATCTGGGGGCCGCCGCCGTGCACCACGATGGGATTGATGCCCACCGTCTTCATCAGCACCATGTCGCGGGCGAAGCTGCTCTTGAGGTCGTCGTTCTCCATGGCGTTGCCGCCGTACTTGACGACGACCGTCTTGCCGGTAAACCGCTGGATGTAAGGCAGGCCCTTGCTGAGAACAGACGCCACCTGCATTGCGTTGTCACGATCCATAGCCATGGAAACAACCTTTCAGATCAGGTGGGCCGGCCGGCTCGATGCCGCACCGGCCCGTTGGATTCGGGGAAGGGATATTGTATAGCGGGGCGCCGGCGACGCAACGCCCCGCTCGATCAGAAGTCCGTTGTGACGCTGGGTGCCACGCGCGCCAGCTGATCGCGGAAAATGCACTTGATACGCTCCAGGGCTTCGTCGGTTTCCGCTTCGAAACGCAGCACCAGCACCGGCGTGGTGTTGGAGGCCCGGCACAGACCCCAGCCGTCCGGGTAGTCGACCCGCACGCCGTCGATGTCGGACACGTTGCCGTCGCCGAAGTCACCCTCCTCGCTGAGCTTGTCGACGATGTCGAACTTGGTCTCGTCGGTGACCGTCACGTTCAGTTCCGGCGTGCTGATGTCCTCCGGGAACTCGGCGAAGACGTCCTCGCTGTCCCGGTCCTCGACACCGAGGATTTCCAGCAGCCGCGCCGCCGAATAAAGGCCGTCGTCGAAGCCGTACCAGCGCTCCTTGAAGAAGACGTGACCGGACATCTCCCCGGCCAGCAGCGCGCCGGTTTCCTTCATCTTGGCCTTCATCAGGGAATGGCCGGTTTTCCACATGATGGGGCGGCCACCGGCCTCGTTGACCACGTTGGCCAGGCGGCGACTGCACTTCACGTCGTAGAGAATGTCGGAGCCCGGGTTGCGCGAGACCACGTCCCGGGCAAACAGCATCAGCAACCGGTCGGGCCAGATGATCTTGCCGGTGTTGGTGACCACGCCCAGGCGATCGCCGTCGCCGTCGAACGCCAGGCCGATGTCGGCGCTCTCGGCCTTCACTTTCTCGATCAGCGCCTGCAGGTTCTCGGGCTTGCCCGGGTCCGGGTGGTGGTTCGGGAAGCGACCGTCCACCTCGCAGAACAGGGGCACCACTTCACAGCCCAGCTCTTCCACCAGGATCGGCGCCAGTTCGCCGGCAATGCCGTTACCGGCGTCGAGCACCACCTTGAGCGGCGCGGCCACGGCGATATCACCGACGATCCGGTCCAGGTAGGCGCGACGCACATCCTGCTCGGAATAATCGCCCTGCCCCTGGGTCAGGTCAGCGCTCTGGATGCGGCCCAGCAGTTTCTGGATCGCATCGCCGGACAGGGTTTCCCCGCCCAGCATCATTTTCAGGCCGTTGTAGT
This DNA window, taken from Marinobacter bohaiensis, encodes the following:
- a CDS encoding DUF1631 family protein, whose translation is MERRASLRRPIKLAAQLQAGDDQVWPCQITDFCAEGLFIRFSGDTDQRLRRVLGDDEQQELVVRFRGADGRSTYSLHVRAARIVEGAVGVAFTRSNPEAVDAMLGQCGAGQDQERAHLKPPSERVQFVLHQCAKTVIQHMEPLMADCLPRTIGALKEAAQSALSDQLANELMDASGLLAGRQRAIWHQMMQALESPLKPERQGFPGSELSLVDKSEFEDWLTIKVMVTKADTMYRGDLLQLRMRLDKLGVGNATGHHNPLGPALICEAFHGSLQHLKASREVEKVCLRVFEQVVLKSLGPLYEALNQILIRHGILPDLDLSKYLTDRAPRREAPKPRKPREPSLSGPEASASGASVETAPPGMDEGRASSDRFRSYSLSAQTAFATVRNLLATLSASRQQQGEIAPRPFAPNARPLSAGEFQRELQSLQQVPVTTETMAETTLRDRVVEQVKTGGDVGLNDEQQESLDVVDQFFRSVTRSPRLSDGARRQLRQLEVPVLKVVLRDRAFFDDEASPVRGVMNRLAQLGVKGGRVNPVIQRKVDEMIHRISTGFEQDTRVFESVQGELDQLIDRQNLVYRRNVERVAAAAEGAQKVGLAKQAVREVLDERLGGRRLPRAVISLLNGGWRDLMSLTWIRQGPESQLWQDYLAVLDSLVAYGEDPDANVNLPELLRIIQDGLASISSNHMPSAQIRDELKAFLVKRDPATTEWVDYPREDKPAPASPDSANERQRRSLQRWIGRAQRLRAGDWLRNQENPDDPFYIRLVWVAREFSRFVFVNHQGMRVVELELEPLARQLQQGILVPDAQYERPLVDESIDRMVKQVYDQLSWVSTHDELTGLLSRREFERVLEQHLTRPGEVSESLVLIDLRQFRLLNDTAGYKCGDDTLAKVSECLRQNLEDESPLARLEGNQFAFLCPTESAEGVARTLVDAIEQLDLTFNGRRYHLSACAGLAPVLPALVTAERWLRAAEEATKRAKQQGNGKIATYVLDARTHSQQEQIAAKVASLGNLDAEPVLLRCQKMIPLHQETRMPTQYEILISMYDDAGNLITAAEFVRMAERYNRMQAVDRWVVGHMLDALRDTSSGASKLGGVCINLSGYSLNDESLLEFIYEKLSEKDAPIERFWFEITEAAAIHNLQEVADFMEEMKELGCRFCLGNFGSGPTSYEYMRTLPVDLIKLAGAFTRNVSRSEADRAMVRSMVDMAHYTGREVIASQVEDRATLDTLCSLGVDYAQGYVIEKPQLLDNVLS
- a CDS encoding aminopeptidase — protein: MRQLSQLCLSLLLVSALSGCQSVNYYQQAAGGQLSLWWNSQPIDELLQDLETPEALRRKLELVQRLRVFARDELALPVGDTFSDFVSLDQPYVVYNLMVAPEFSLTPRQWCYPFVGCQSYRGYFHLEDARAARERYMADGDDTFLGGVTAYSTLGWFDDPVHSGFTQLPDDRMAALMFHELAHKQLYVADDTRFNESFATAVELEGLKRWLQATGQPEQYARTRARLRRRGETLALIEQSAQQLGALYAQQDTLDIAELRRRKQALLDDLKTRYRELEATWGEPGPMAGVIEQVNNAVLGLFRQYNGDVPAFRQLLADTGGDFQAFYEQVERLSEAPADVRRQRLDALGQAFDEDL
- the argA gene encoding amino-acid N-acetyltransferase, producing MKSNDWLHGFRHSSPYINAHRGRTVVLTLGGEALAHENLINIIHDITLLSSLGVKLVVAFGARPQIQQRFDESGFESQFHDGLRVTPEHQLPQVMEAVGALRAHLESRLSMGLVNSPMHGARIRVSSGNLVTAKPVGVLNGLDFGHTGRVRRVDVEGIESLLALDHIVLLPPLGYSPTGDIFNLSYEDVASQVASALTAEKLIVFTGQDGVVDSSGQLIRELTVRQARERLADGDLQGDAASLLRAACEACVRGVRRSQIISYTRDGALLEELFTRDGAGTLVSNDNYEQIRSARVEDIGGILELIQPLEEKGILVRRSRELLETETDRFTVVERDGTIVGCAALYEYPAEKAGELSCFAVDPSYRRSGRGDEILAVVERQARAHGLENLFVLTTQTEHWFRERGFEPSSVQALPGPKLANYNSQRNSKVFVKRLA
- the argE gene encoding acetylornithine deacetylase, coding for MGVQQMLARLISQPSISSASPDWDHSNEAVIQTLAEWLEPMGFAVETLPVPGMPGKYNLVATLGQGPGGLVLSGHTDTVPFDESRWQSDPFTLTERDDRWYGLGTCDMKGFFALAIEAASAFLDTPLQQPLIILATADEESSMNGARALAEAGHPRGRYAVIGEPTGLKPVRMHKGIMMERLVFEGQSGHSSDPSLGRNALEGMHAAIGGLLELRDQWQAQYSNPNFRVQVPTMNLGCIHGGDNPNRICANCELHFDLRPLPGMDMDALRQSILDRVAPEAERRELGLRFEPLFDGVPPFETDADAELVRVCERLTGHSAEAVAFATEAPWLQKLGMETLVMGPGHIDQAHQPDEYLDLSQVKPAVDILGRLIQHFCVDSPAVDPKPPSP
- a CDS encoding PilZ domain-containing protein; the encoded protein is MIHQHERAYIRHPADIPLDVEPTRDCGCTGAVRNLSRGGLAFSSPQPYLPGDSIDLIIRCCPDPLNVRGEVVWCEGHDSQYVVGVAFFSAGDAYQVRMVEQICQIEQYRRDVRHRQKRELTLEEAAREWIERYAGSFAQSGWSDDQ
- the argB gene encoding acetylglutamate kinase, which translates into the protein MAMDRDNAMQVASVLSKGLPYIQRFTGKTVVVKYGGNAMENDDLKSSFARDMVLMKTVGINPIVVHGGGPQIGDLLERLNINSRFVNGMRVTDSETMDVVEMVLGGQVNKEIVSLINQHGGTAVGLTGKDANLIRARKLEVVNRSPEVTRSEIVDIGHVGEVESVNTEVIDLLTRSNVIPVIAPIGVGVDGASYNINADLVAGKVAEAVKAEKLILLTNVSGLKSKQGDVLTGLKAHQVNDLIEDGTIHGGMLPKIRCALNAVENGVATSHIIDGRVAHATLLEIFTDEGVGTLISRD